From the genome of Natrinema marinum:
AGCCGATGGGGACCAGGGTTGCTGGCTTCGGAGTGACAGCGCTCGACCGGATCGACGAGGACCTCATCGCGGAGCACTACCGCGAGGGCCGTTGTCGTTCACGCGCAGTCGAGACCCGCTGCCCGATTTCGGCGCTGTTCGATCGCCGCGCGGACTCCCTCGGGGTCGTCGATCACCGAGCGATCACACCGGAGATCAAGCCACGATCGCTCGAGGACGAGTCTCTCGTCGGTCAGTGAGACGCTCCCGATGTCGGTCCAGGGAACCAGCCGCGTTCCGGTCGGTCCCGCGGCGACCAGGCCCGCCTCGTGAATGCGGAGTTCGCGGGCCGTCCGCGCCCCGCCCAGATCTACGTCCAGCCGATCGAGTCGCCCACTCACCTCGAGTCCCTGAGCGAGAAAGAGTAGACCGAACAGGAACCACTGCACGGTGAGATAACTGATTTCTCGAGTGACGAAACCGAGCGCGAAGTAGCAGATAGCGAGCGCGTACAGACACAGCGCCCGGTTGGGCGAGCGCCACTGCCAGGCCGCTACCGGGTCGTCGGGGGTGATCGCCGCCACGTACCGCGTCCGGGCCATCGTGGCGACGACGGCCGCGCCGAACAGCGCGGCGACTGTCGCCAGACCGCTCGCGAGTGCGATCGCGGTTGGTATCGATGGCAGAAAGACTGCTGCGAACGCTACCCCCGCAAATGCGACTGCGGGGACGAACCACGCGGCCGTCAGCCGGCCGCTGCAACCCGTTCGCTCGGGTAGTCCGTTGGCCCTCGCCGCGAGGGCGCTGCCGACCACGAGTCCGATCGAGAGGGTCGTTGGAACGGTGGCGACGAGGATGCCGCTCGAGGCGTTCAGGGCGACGCCGGCGACGAGCGCCGTGCCGGTCAGAATCGCGGCGAGGTAGACGCCAATCCCGACCCGGAAGCCGGTGTCGGGGGGGTCGAAATCGTCGGGGTGCGAGAGACCGCGGGCAGCCGTCGGAAACACGAGCCAGAGTACGGAACGAGAGGTGATAAAATGTCACTGAATTCGGCAGATCGAAACAACCGCATATTCTGTCAATGAAATTTGATATGTATGCACAAACCACTGCTCGTTCCGGGGTTCCTAGACCGGGCACGGACCTACTACGGCGACGACGAGGCGGTCGTCGCCACCACGGGGGACCGGTTTCACGTACGACGAACTCGGCGAACTACAAGGTCGTCCACCGGGTCGAGTTCGTCGACGAGTTGCGGACCACCGCGACTGGGGAGGTCCAGAAGTACGAACTCCGACAGGAGGAGTAGGAGGACGAAGAGCGGATGGTCGGGCAGGGGTGATTCGGCGGTCCAGCGAAGATCGTCAGAACCCGCGTCGTTCGTCCCCTTCGTCGCCGTCGTCCCTCTCCTCGGTCGTCAACCGCCGGCCGTTCCAGCCGAACTCCTCGTGCTGATCGCCGCAGTCGGCCCCGTCCGGCGGAGCGGTCGAACGCGACGATCCGCGGCCGCCGCGTTCCTTTGCGATCCGTTCCGCCTCGGCACGGTCGACCACGGTCGGCTCCGCCGTCTCCTGGCTGATCGCCGCCCAGAGTACTAACGGGATCACCAGCGCCATCGCGAACAGCAGGGCGAAGACGACAGCGGCGGACATGACTCGAGGAATACTCGACGGCCCGAGCACAAATGTTTTATGAATTGACAATAATAGCATGAATATGAGAGACGACGGGCACGGCTGTCCGAAGTGCGGAGAGACGGAGACGGAGATCGACGAGATTTCGACGACCGGAGGCGGGCTGTCAAAGATGTTCGACATCCAGAACCGTCGATTCCACGTCGTGAGCTGTACGAACTGCGGCTACTCAGAGCTCTACAAGGGGCAGTCGTCGGGCGACATGGTCGACCTGTTCCTCGGCTAGCGGTTCGCGACCGCAGACCGAGTCAACGCATCGCCTACAGCGGGCGCGGGCGGGCGCGGAAACTGTAAACAGTTATCCGACTGGGGGCGCTAGCCCCCGACAAGATGGCCAACGACGTCAAGCCCACCCGCAAGAACTTGATGGCGATCGAGGATCGCATCGAGCTCTCCGAGCGGGGACACGGGACGCTCGAGAAGAAACGCGACGGGCTGATCATGGAGTTCATGGACATCCTGGACAAGGCCCAGGACGTCCGCGGAGATCTGGCCGACGACTACGAACAGGCCCAGCAGAAGATCAACATGGCCCGGGCGATGGAAGGCGACGTCGCCGTCCGCGGTGCCGCGGCGGCGCTGCAGGAACACCCCGAAATCACCACCGAATCGAAAAACATCATGGGCGTCGTCGTCCCGCAGATCGAGTCTTCGCGCGTCTCGAAGAGCCTCGATCAACGCGGTTACGGGATCATGGGAACCTCCGCCCGCATCGACGAGGCCGCCGAAGCCTACGAGGACCTCTTGGAGAGCATCATCCTCGCCGCCGAGGTCGAGACGGCGATGAAGAAGATGCTCCGCGAGATCGAGACCACCAAGCGCCGCGTCAACGCGCTGGAGTTCAAGCTCCTCCCCGAACTCTACGAAAACCAGGAGTACATCGAGCAGAAACTCGAGGAACAGGAACGCGAGGAGACGTTCCGCCTGAAGAAGATCAAGGAGAAGAAGGAAGCCGAGGAGAAAGAAGCCCGCGAGACCGCAGGCGAGACCGAGCCCGAGTCGGAAGACGAGACCGAACTCGAGCAGGCGACCGCCGACGACGACTGATCGAACGCCGAGCGGCCGCGGTCGAGTGAATCATGGCCTGTTCCGAGTGCGGCGCGTCGCCGGTTTCGATTTCCCTCCCCGACGAGTACCGCGGGTACGCGCCGTCGGACGCCGCGGTCGTACTGTTCTGTCCTCACTGTCTGCGTCTCGAGCCGGCGGCCGAGCGGGAGGTCTCTCCGGACGCCACGCCCGAGTTCTCGCGGGTGAGCGACGCGTTCCCTACGCGCCCGGAGCGGGCGATCCCGCTCGCGCTCGCGCTCGGCCTCTGTTCGTCGCTGGCGACGAACCGCACCGCGATCGAACTGCTGCTCAGGGAGGTCGAGAGCGCCGGCGCGGATCCATTACTCGTCCTCGATCGGCTCGTCGCCGACCCGTCGGTCGAGCCCGCGATCGACCTCGAGCGCAGGCGCCATCAACTCGAGCAACTGTTGTACTGACGCATCGATCGCGACCTCGTGCGAAGCGGAGAACGAGCCGTTCGTTACTTGCCGGTCGGCCGGACGCTGTCGCTGACGGCCTGTTTCACCTGCAAAGCGGCGCTGGCAGCCAGACCCCGGGCGACCTCGTCGCGTTCGTCGGCGGTGATGACCTCCTCGGCGGCGGCTTCTTCCTCCAGTTCCGGCGTGAAACCGGCGCTGACGGCGTGGCCGACGGGCGGGCGGACGGCGACGGTGACCTGGGGACCGGTCAGGCCGCTCGAGACGTCGGCGTCGACGACGTATTCGCTGGGGAGAAACTCCCGCGTCCGGGCGGCGATCCGGGAGACATCGCGGTGGAGCAGCCGTTTCTGTGCGCTCGAGAGGTCCGGAACGTCCGCCGCGGCGCGCTGCCCAGCACCAGTCTCGCCCGGTAACCCTGCGTACGGCGTATTTCCGTTCATGAGAAGTGTGTGCCCGTAGCAATGGGATGGCAGGTGAAAAGGGTTCGCCTTCGGACAATCCTAGAGGATCGGTTCGCTGTCGCCGTAGACGGCGAGCACGACCGCGGTCGTGTACCGCCCCGAATCCGCCTGACAACTCTCGACGGCCACCCGCGGATCGGCGAACTCCCAGTCGCGGAGCGCTTGGCCCGCCGCCAGTCCCTCTCGGACCTTGCGTTCGACATCCTCGCGATCCATCTCGCCCGAGGTTTCGTAGAACAGTCCCGGGCCATCGTCGACGGACTGCGACCACGCGAGGGCGGCGCTCACGCGGCCGGGGCCGGCGGTGGTGGCCCGCGCTTCGACGACGGTCAGGCGCTCGCCGGCGGGGCCGAGATCGGGCGCGGTACCGATGTCCTCAACCTCGACGCCAGCAGGAATCACGGACGACACCGAGACGAGGTTGTAATTCTCGACGCCAGCCTCGGCGAGCGCGGCGTCGTAGGAGGCCATCGCCGTGGGGCCCGACGCCGACCCCCAGACGACTCGAATCAGACTCATACTCGCCCTCGGTGACGAGCGGCGTAAGGCGTTGCGATCCGGGATCGCTCTACT
Proteins encoded in this window:
- a CDS encoding PH domain-containing protein, with amino-acid sequence MFPTAARGLSHPDDFDPPDTGFRVGIGVYLAAILTGTALVAGVALNASSGILVATVPTTLSIGLVVGSALAARANGLPERTGCSGRLTAAWFVPAVAFAGVAFAAVFLPSIPTAIALASGLATVAALFGAAVVATMARTRYVAAITPDDPVAAWQWRSPNRALCLYALAICYFALGFVTREISYLTVQWFLFGLLFLAQGLEVSGRLDRLDVDLGGARTARELRIHEAGLVAAGPTGTRLVPWTDIGSVSLTDERLVLERSWLDLRCDRSVIDDPEGVRAAIEQRRNRAAGLDCA
- a CDS encoding zinc ribbon domain-containing protein; this translates as MRDDGHGCPKCGETETEIDEISTTGGGLSKMFDIQNRRFHVVSCTNCGYSELYKGQSSGDMVDLFLG
- a CDS encoding V-type ATP synthase subunit D, translating into MANDVKPTRKNLMAIEDRIELSERGHGTLEKKRDGLIMEFMDILDKAQDVRGDLADDYEQAQQKINMARAMEGDVAVRGAAAALQEHPEITTESKNIMGVVVPQIESSRVSKSLDQRGYGIMGTSARIDEAAEAYEDLLESIILAAEVETAMKKMLREIETTKRRVNALEFKLLPELYENQEYIEQKLEEQEREETFRLKKIKEKKEAEEKEARETAGETEPESEDETELEQATADDD
- a CDS encoding DUF6276 family protein, with product MACSECGASPVSISLPDEYRGYAPSDAAVVLFCPHCLRLEPAAEREVSPDATPEFSRVSDAFPTRPERAIPLALALGLCSSLATNRTAIELLLREVESAGADPLLVLDRLVADPSVEPAIDLERRRHQLEQLLY
- a CDS encoding DUF5811 family protein, which translates into the protein MNGNTPYAGLPGETGAGQRAAADVPDLSSAQKRLLHRDVSRIAARTREFLPSEYVVDADVSSGLTGPQVTVAVRPPVGHAVSAGFTPELEEEAAAEEVITADERDEVARGLAASAALQVKQAVSDSVRPTGK
- a CDS encoding pyruvoyl-dependent arginine decarboxylase, producing MSLIRVVWGSASGPTAMASYDAALAEAGVENYNLVSVSSVIPAGVEVEDIGTAPDLGPAGERLTVVEARATTAGPGRVSAALAWSQSVDDGPGLFYETSGEMDREDVERKVREGLAAGQALRDWEFADPRVAVESCQADSGRYTTAVVLAVYGDSEPIL